The Clostridiales bacterium genomic interval TATAAATTACTTTTTTTCGCATACTTTTCTCTTCTTTCTTTATTTGGGATCTTTCCTATGCTAGGATAAAAAAACACAAAACCTCTTATTAAGCTGATAAAAGCTACCAGAACTCCTATCAATACGCAAAAAATTTTTAACATACCTTTTACCATATATAATTTCCCTCTCTATTAAATTCTACCACTCTCTATTATTCCTCCACCAACCACAACATCTCCATCATAAAACACAACCGCTTGTCCTCTAGTAATTGCTCTTTGCTTTTCATCAAACTTAGCTATAACCCGTCCATCCTCTAATGGATAGATAACTGTAGCTGCCTCCAAAGCCGTAGATCTTATCTTAGCTGTAACTCTATACGGCTCGCGTAAACTTTCTATGGATATAAAATTCACATCCCTTGCCGTCAATCCTTTACTAAATACCTTTTCTTCTTCTCCTAACACTACTCTATTATTTTTTGCATCTATATCTACAACAAACATTGGCTTGCCAAACGTAATCCCTAATCCTTTTCTTTGACCTATAGTGTAATTTGTAATACCCTTATGCTTTCCTAGCACTCTTCCGTTGGTATCTACAAAATCTCCTACTGGGTTACTCTTCCCCGTAT includes:
- the mnmA gene encoding tRNA 2-thiouridine(34) synthase MnmA, yielding KEKVVDTFVEEYRNGCTPNPCIMCNKFLKFDALLNKAKAMEVDYIATGHYARIGYNSTTGRYELKKSATSQKDQTYVLYNFTQEQLSRTLMPNGEYTKEEIRKIAKDLGLLVADKPDSQEICFIPDNDYRKFIEDYTGKSNPVGDFVDTNGRVLGKHKGITNYTIGQRKGLGITFGKPMFVVDIDAKNNRVVLGEEEKVFSKGLTARDVNFISIESLREPYRVTAKIRSTALEAATVIYPLEDGRVIAKFDEKQRAITRGQAVVFYDGDVVVGGGIIESGRI